In Dermacentor albipictus isolate Rhodes 1998 colony chromosome 6, USDA_Dalb.pri_finalv2, whole genome shotgun sequence, the following proteins share a genomic window:
- the LOC139061283 gene encoding protein argonaute-2-like isoform X1 yields MATGGPSRQAEPRRTVGGRGRSRRRSEQGVIPPGPFLGMDDVQRALPTASSRAVAVHCESALARPPQETFLPRKIKLKANYFDITLPHGIVYHYDVDISSKRDNRQRLSVPFNRVIIDELWKQKLHQLYNYPAVFDGRKNLYTREKLPCKEKEYMVRHQNNDHTQDFSVVIKFAKAVNLDELQNLYYTSSPRVHQDVIQALDIIIRHGPSLAHTLVGRSIFMSPKGGLHDFYSGYEVLFGYYTSVRPGEYEMMLNIDFSAALFYGSIPVLDFVKQFLRQKFNVNDIKSECPRLTVELKNVKVSVNHLRNTPKFRVLEVTRKSAEELTFLLNSSQKETTVAEYFETTYPGRLKNPKLPCLKCKTRSGSEIYLPLDVCHIEKEQQYRNKLDPFMTRKIIKLATKSPDQRFEFIKGSVQDVVNTGEQHLKTFDMGIGTDPVMVEGHILDPPSIVFARDLKQQPGEGAWKMKGQRFINTKSTKCAVLTLSCRIGANSVKEVTRWLQETAESLGMVLEIEPDSTICRHSALDIIADLRKLKEANVQLVVVVLGQPSFYAVVKAAAEVSVGVLTQCIKEENVRQLSSPVRKPSGTDIINNLCLKMNAKLGGSNNSLSSHVSEPIFADSIIIGVDVNHPAPGDDRSPSIAACVASMDQHASRYRAKIKVQLRNGAELATREEVVGELQAMVSELLQSYCAERGLPKRVIVYRDGVSDGQFDIVRERELTAIKAAVQAATADLHAPGMSEPAVTFIVVQKRHHTRFMRDTEGRERSANIPPGTVVDRVVTRPKEINFFLCSHGGRLGTSRPTHYHVVHDDAESSSNELQQLTYDLCHLVARCSRSVSTPAPVYYAHLAAFRAKHHIAGRFPTSHVRPLRAPSLQQYIDAVKVHENVANTMYFL; encoded by the exons ATGGCGACGGGTGGTCCAAGCAGGCAGGCAGAACCGCGACGCACAGTTGGCGGAAGGGGAAGATCGCGGCGGAGATCTGAGCAAG GTGTTATTCCTCCTGGACCGTTTCTCGGTATGGACGACGTACAACGGGCTTTACCTACAGCATCCAGCAGGGCTGTCGCCGTGCACTGTGAATCTGCCCTTGCAAGGCCACCACAGGAGACGTTCCTTCCAAGAAAGATTAAACTGAAGGCCAACTATTTCGACATCACGCTGCCGCACGGTATCGTCTACCATTATGATGTGGACATCTCTTCCAAACGGGACAATAGGCAGCGCCTCAGTGTTCCTTTCAACCGCGTAATCATAGATGAGCTTTGGAAGCAGAAGCTCCACCAGCTCTACAACTACCCTGCGGTGTTTGACGGAAGGAAGAACTTATACACGCGGGAGAAATTGCCCTGCAAAGAGAAAGAGTACATGGTTCGACATCAGAACAACGACCACACGCAAGATTTTTCAGTCGTAATCAAGTTTGCAAAAGCTGTTAACCTGGATGAGCTTCAGAATTTGTACTATACGAGCTCGCCCCGTGTACACCAAGATGTGATCCAGGCACTTGATATAATTATAAGGCACGGTCCCAGCCTGGCACACACACTCGTAGGACGCTCTATTTTCATGTCGCCTAAGGGTGGCCTCCATGACTTTTACTCAGGGTACGAAGTGCTGTTCGGATACTACACCAGCGTTCGGCCTGGCGAGTACGAGATGATGCTCAATATTGACTTCTCTGCAGCACTATTCTATGGCTCCATTCCTGTCCTTGATTTCGTAAAACAGTTCCTCAGGCAGAAGTTCAATGTAAATGACATCAAATCCGAATGCCCACGGCTAACGGTAGAGCTCAAGAATGTGAAAGTGAGTGTGAATCACTTACGCAATACTCCGAAGTTCCGAGTGTTGGAGGTGACGCGGAAGAGTGCAGAAGAGCTGACGTTTTTGCTGAACAGTTCACAGAAAGAAACAACGGTGGCCGAATATTTCGAAACGACCTACCCAGGACGcttgaagaaccccaagttgccttgcttaaaatgtaaaacGCGGAGCGGATCTGAGATATATCTACCGCTGGATGTGTGCCACATTGAGAAAGAACAGCAGTACAGGAATAAACTCGACCCATTCATGACCAGGAAAATAATCAAGCTCGCCACAAAGTCGCCTGATCAACGTTTCGAGTTCATTAAGGGCTCTGTGCAAGACGTCGTCAATACAGGTGAGCAACATTTGAAAACGTTCGACATGGGAATCGGCACAGATCCTGTAATGGTCGAGGGCCACATCCTGGACCCGCCATCTATCGTGTTTGCCAGGGATCTGAAGCAACAGCCCGGTGAAGGTGCCTGGAAAATGAAAGGCCAACGGTTCATCAACACGAAGTCTACTAAATGCGCAGTTCTGACATTGTCCTGTAGAATAGGCGCCAACAGCGTAAAAGAAGTAACTAGGTGGTTGCAGGAGACCGCCGAGAGTCTAGGCATGGTGCTGGAAATAGAGCCGGATAGCACCATTTGTCGCCACTCTGCGCTGGACATCATCGCGGATTTGCGCAAGCTGAAGGAAGCAAATGTGCAGCTGGTTGTTGTTGTTCTGGGACAACCTTCTTTCTACGCAGTTGTGAAAGCTGCGGCTGAAGTGAGTGTAGGAGTCCTGACGCAATGCATTAAAGAAGAAAACGTAAGGCAGCTCTCTTCGCCTGTTAGGAAGCCTAGTGGTACCGACATTATTAACAACCTGTGCTTGAAGATGAATGCCAAGCTTGGGGGCAGCAATAACAGCCTCTCGAGCCACGTGAGCGAGCCCATCTTTGCAGATTCGATCATCATCGGCGTTGATGTGAACCATCCTGCCCCAGGGGACGA TCGGAGTCCGTCCATTGCTGCGTGCGTTGCAAGCATGGACCAACATGCTTCAAGATACAGAGCTAAAATCAAGGTCCAGCTGCGCAATGGAGCAGAATTGGCTACCCGCGAGGAAGTGGTCGGCGAACTCCAG GCCATGGTATCTGAACTCCTGCAGTCCTACTGCGCCGAGAGGGGCCTACCGAAGAGGGTAATAGTGTACAGGGATGGCGTCAGCGACGGCCAGTTTGACATCGTGCGCGAGCGGGAGCTCACGGCCATCAAAGCCGCCGTCCAAGCGGCTACCGCAGACCTGCACGCGCCCGGCATGAGCGAGCCTGCAGTGACATTCATTGTTGtccagaagcggcaccacacgcGCTTTATGCGGGACACTGAAGGCAGAGAACGTTCAGCCAACATCCCTCCAGGCACGGTCGTGGACAGGGTGGTGACTCGCCCGAAGGAAATCAACTTTTTCCTCTGCAGCCACGGCGGTAGACTGGGAACGAGCAGGCCCACCCACTACCACGTCGTTCACGACGACGCCGAATCTAGCTCGAACGAGCTGCAGCAGCTCACCTACGATCTGTGCCACCTGGTCGCGCGCTGCAGCCGCAGTGTGAGCACTCCGGCACCAGTCTACTATGCCCACTTGGCTGCTTTCCGCGCTAAGCATCACATCGCAGGACGCTTTCCCACTTCACACGTGCGCCCACTTCGTGCGCCGTCGCTGCAACAGTATATAGATGCAGTGAAAGTACATGAGAATGTAGCGAACACCATGTATTTCTTGTGA
- the LOC139061283 gene encoding protein argonaute-2-like isoform X2 — protein MDDVQRALPTASSRAVAVHCESALARPPQETFLPRKIKLKANYFDITLPHGIVYHYDVDISSKRDNRQRLSVPFNRVIIDELWKQKLHQLYNYPAVFDGRKNLYTREKLPCKEKEYMVRHQNNDHTQDFSVVIKFAKAVNLDELQNLYYTSSPRVHQDVIQALDIIIRHGPSLAHTLVGRSIFMSPKGGLHDFYSGYEVLFGYYTSVRPGEYEMMLNIDFSAALFYGSIPVLDFVKQFLRQKFNVNDIKSECPRLTVELKNVKVSVNHLRNTPKFRVLEVTRKSAEELTFLLNSSQKETTVAEYFETTYPGRLKNPKLPCLKCKTRSGSEIYLPLDVCHIEKEQQYRNKLDPFMTRKIIKLATKSPDQRFEFIKGSVQDVVNTGEQHLKTFDMGIGTDPVMVEGHILDPPSIVFARDLKQQPGEGAWKMKGQRFINTKSTKCAVLTLSCRIGANSVKEVTRWLQETAESLGMVLEIEPDSTICRHSALDIIADLRKLKEANVQLVVVVLGQPSFYAVVKAAAEVSVGVLTQCIKEENVRQLSSPVRKPSGTDIINNLCLKMNAKLGGSNNSLSSHVSEPIFADSIIIGVDVNHPAPGDDRSPSIAACVASMDQHASRYRAKIKVQLRNGAELATREEVVGELQAMVSELLQSYCAERGLPKRVIVYRDGVSDGQFDIVRERELTAIKAAVQAATADLHAPGMSEPAVTFIVVQKRHHTRFMRDTEGRERSANIPPGTVVDRVVTRPKEINFFLCSHGGRLGTSRPTHYHVVHDDAESSSNELQQLTYDLCHLVARCSRSVSTPAPVYYAHLAAFRAKHHIAGRFPTSHVRPLRAPSLQQYIDAVKVHENVANTMYFL, from the exons ATGGACGACGTACAACGGGCTTTACCTACAGCATCCAGCAGGGCTGTCGCCGTGCACTGTGAATCTGCCCTTGCAAGGCCACCACAGGAGACGTTCCTTCCAAGAAAGATTAAACTGAAGGCCAACTATTTCGACATCACGCTGCCGCACGGTATCGTCTACCATTATGATGTGGACATCTCTTCCAAACGGGACAATAGGCAGCGCCTCAGTGTTCCTTTCAACCGCGTAATCATAGATGAGCTTTGGAAGCAGAAGCTCCACCAGCTCTACAACTACCCTGCGGTGTTTGACGGAAGGAAGAACTTATACACGCGGGAGAAATTGCCCTGCAAAGAGAAAGAGTACATGGTTCGACATCAGAACAACGACCACACGCAAGATTTTTCAGTCGTAATCAAGTTTGCAAAAGCTGTTAACCTGGATGAGCTTCAGAATTTGTACTATACGAGCTCGCCCCGTGTACACCAAGATGTGATCCAGGCACTTGATATAATTATAAGGCACGGTCCCAGCCTGGCACACACACTCGTAGGACGCTCTATTTTCATGTCGCCTAAGGGTGGCCTCCATGACTTTTACTCAGGGTACGAAGTGCTGTTCGGATACTACACCAGCGTTCGGCCTGGCGAGTACGAGATGATGCTCAATATTGACTTCTCTGCAGCACTATTCTATGGCTCCATTCCTGTCCTTGATTTCGTAAAACAGTTCCTCAGGCAGAAGTTCAATGTAAATGACATCAAATCCGAATGCCCACGGCTAACGGTAGAGCTCAAGAATGTGAAAGTGAGTGTGAATCACTTACGCAATACTCCGAAGTTCCGAGTGTTGGAGGTGACGCGGAAGAGTGCAGAAGAGCTGACGTTTTTGCTGAACAGTTCACAGAAAGAAACAACGGTGGCCGAATATTTCGAAACGACCTACCCAGGACGcttgaagaaccccaagttgccttgcttaaaatgtaaaacGCGGAGCGGATCTGAGATATATCTACCGCTGGATGTGTGCCACATTGAGAAAGAACAGCAGTACAGGAATAAACTCGACCCATTCATGACCAGGAAAATAATCAAGCTCGCCACAAAGTCGCCTGATCAACGTTTCGAGTTCATTAAGGGCTCTGTGCAAGACGTCGTCAATACAGGTGAGCAACATTTGAAAACGTTCGACATGGGAATCGGCACAGATCCTGTAATGGTCGAGGGCCACATCCTGGACCCGCCATCTATCGTGTTTGCCAGGGATCTGAAGCAACAGCCCGGTGAAGGTGCCTGGAAAATGAAAGGCCAACGGTTCATCAACACGAAGTCTACTAAATGCGCAGTTCTGACATTGTCCTGTAGAATAGGCGCCAACAGCGTAAAAGAAGTAACTAGGTGGTTGCAGGAGACCGCCGAGAGTCTAGGCATGGTGCTGGAAATAGAGCCGGATAGCACCATTTGTCGCCACTCTGCGCTGGACATCATCGCGGATTTGCGCAAGCTGAAGGAAGCAAATGTGCAGCTGGTTGTTGTTGTTCTGGGACAACCTTCTTTCTACGCAGTTGTGAAAGCTGCGGCTGAAGTGAGTGTAGGAGTCCTGACGCAATGCATTAAAGAAGAAAACGTAAGGCAGCTCTCTTCGCCTGTTAGGAAGCCTAGTGGTACCGACATTATTAACAACCTGTGCTTGAAGATGAATGCCAAGCTTGGGGGCAGCAATAACAGCCTCTCGAGCCACGTGAGCGAGCCCATCTTTGCAGATTCGATCATCATCGGCGTTGATGTGAACCATCCTGCCCCAGGGGACGA TCGGAGTCCGTCCATTGCTGCGTGCGTTGCAAGCATGGACCAACATGCTTCAAGATACAGAGCTAAAATCAAGGTCCAGCTGCGCAATGGAGCAGAATTGGCTACCCGCGAGGAAGTGGTCGGCGAACTCCAG GCCATGGTATCTGAACTCCTGCAGTCCTACTGCGCCGAGAGGGGCCTACCGAAGAGGGTAATAGTGTACAGGGATGGCGTCAGCGACGGCCAGTTTGACATCGTGCGCGAGCGGGAGCTCACGGCCATCAAAGCCGCCGTCCAAGCGGCTACCGCAGACCTGCACGCGCCCGGCATGAGCGAGCCTGCAGTGACATTCATTGTTGtccagaagcggcaccacacgcGCTTTATGCGGGACACTGAAGGCAGAGAACGTTCAGCCAACATCCCTCCAGGCACGGTCGTGGACAGGGTGGTGACTCGCCCGAAGGAAATCAACTTTTTCCTCTGCAGCCACGGCGGTAGACTGGGAACGAGCAGGCCCACCCACTACCACGTCGTTCACGACGACGCCGAATCTAGCTCGAACGAGCTGCAGCAGCTCACCTACGATCTGTGCCACCTGGTCGCGCGCTGCAGCCGCAGTGTGAGCACTCCGGCACCAGTCTACTATGCCCACTTGGCTGCTTTCCGCGCTAAGCATCACATCGCAGGACGCTTTCCCACTTCACACGTGCGCCCACTTCGTGCGCCGTCGCTGCAACAGTATATAGATGCAGTGAAAGTACATGAGAATGTAGCGAACACCATGTATTTCTTGTGA